Proteins encoded in a region of the Benincasa hispida cultivar B227 chromosome 2, ASM972705v1, whole genome shotgun sequence genome:
- the LOC120072337 gene encoding putative phosphatidylglycerol/phosphatidylinositol transfer protein DDB_G0282179, translated as MDGGSSFNRILFLLVAVLLLSPFILAAEFDYCDRRGNYPVKVDELQVSPDPVKSGQPATFTVSASTEKNLSGGKFVVEVSLFGLHIHSESHDLCEETKCPIAPGKFSLSHSQSLPPFTPPGMYSVKIILRDSKNHQLTCINFKLKIVFGEEESLVAES; from the exons ATGGACGGAGGGAGCTCGTTCAATCGCATCCTCTTTCTTCTTGTCGCCGTTCTTCTGCTCTCTCCGTTCATTTTAGCCGCTGAATTTGACTATTGCG ATAGGAGAGGTAATTATCCTGTGAAAGTCGATGAACTCCAAGTATCTCCTGATCCAGTAAAGAGCGGCCAGCCTGCCACGTTTACCGTTTCAGCCTCAACTG AGAAGAATCTCTCCGGTGGAAAGTTCGTGGTCGAGGTTTCTTTATTTGGCCTGCATATACATTCAGAAAGTCATGATCTTTGTGAAGAGACGAAGTGTCCTATTGCACCTGGAAAATTCTCATTATCTCACTCCCAAAGCTTACCTCCATTTACGCCACCA GGTATGTATTCCGTTAAAATAATATTGAGAGATAGCAAGAATCACCAGTTGACTTGCATCAACTTCAAGCTCAAAATTGTTTTTGGTGAAGAGGAATCCTTGGTTGCTGAGAGTTGA